The following nucleotide sequence is from Apium graveolens cultivar Ventura chromosome 4, ASM990537v1, whole genome shotgun sequence.
AGTTAAAACACAATCCCCCCCAGTATTGTTTAGGTAGTTTAGATAGAAACAATAAAGCTCGTGAAGTTTCGAGCAAGTGTTTGTGTTTGCGTTCCACAACACCGTTATGTTGTGGTGTGTGTGAACAAGACGTCTGATGTGAAATGCCTTTTGAGAGAAAAAATTCACTGGTGACTTTACCGAGGCCTAACTCCAAGGAATTATCAGTCCGTACAGACTGAACCTTACAATGAAATTGACTCTGAACCATTGCAACAAAATACTTGATAAATTCAAATACATTGCTTTTACAACTCAATAGATGAGTCCAAGTGGTAcgagtgaaatcatcaacaaaaGTAAGAAAATACCTATGTTTATTATAGATTTGAGTGGAATAAGGACCCCATAGATCGACATAAATTAATTGAAATTTCTCAGTAGAGCGAATGGTACTTCTGGGAAAAGGTAGTCTACATTGGCGTGCTTTTGCACAAACATCACAAACTGAGATTATATTAGCACTTTGTTTATCAATATTACAGAAAGAGTTGAGTTTTGACAGAGGCAAGTGTCCTAACCTAGTATGCCAAACTAAGGCAGAATCATTATTTTTACTACAACTGAAATGACTGGAAAAAACAGGAGTACAAGCAGAAGGAGACAAGCAGTGTTTAGCATAAGAAATCAACAAATAGAGGCCTCTATGGGAATTACCAAGTTCCAGTGGCTTCCTCAGAGAATGGCCCTATAAAACACAAGAACCTGATGTGAATTGAATGGTACAGTTCAGATGAGTAGTCAATTTACTGATGGATAATAAATTGTACTTGAAATGAGGGACATATAACACATCAGTTAATATGATATCATGTATCAAAGGGACTGTTCCAGAATATTGAATTGTGATCAAATCTCCATTTGGCAGTGTGATATGACTTGGATGTGACAAGAGAGACAAAGAAATGAAAAGGTTTTTTTGTGAGCACATGTGATCACTGGCTCCACTGTCCAGTATCCAGTTCACCTTTTGAGAATCAGATAAATAAACAAATGAAGGCAAAATAGAGATAATACCTGCAAAATTTGCAGTTCTAACATTGGAATCTGAATTCTGATGAGATTTTAACAAATTGACAAGCTGTGTGTAAATGTCAGATGACATGTTGTGAGTCATGGTAGTATTTCCAGTATGAGTATTAGAAGTCCCAGTGTTGGTGCCTGAATTAGCAGTCCCAACTTGTGGTGAATCAGAGATCTCCACCTGAGCAGCCATCCTTCTCTGACCAGTAAAAGGCTTGTTGAATTTAAAATATGGTAAAAATCCATGTAACTTGTAGCATTTATCAATTATGTGGCCTGACTTCTTGCAACAGTTACAGTGTACCTTCTTTCCATCAGTGATCTTCTTATTATAAGTTGCATACTGTCCAGGCCTGTTAGAGTTAACAGCTAGGGAAACAGAATCAACCTTAAAATGATTAGTGACATGAATTTCTATTTGTGTTTCTTCCTGTAACAACAAGCTATATACTTGTCCAATTGAAGGAAGTGGTGACTTCATCAGAATGGAGCCCCTCATAGCAGTAAATGAATCATTCAAACCCATCAAGAATTGAACCATACGCTGATCTTGTTGAAATTTTGACAACTTTTGAGATGCACCATAGGTACAACCACAACTACAAGCAGGAATGAGACATAGAGAATCAACATCATCCCATAACATCTTGAGTTTGGTGAAGTATTCAGCCATATTGCAGTTCCCTTGTGTGATTTCAGCAATTTCTTTGTGCAAGCTAAACAATTGTGCTCCGTTGGACACACCATACCTTTCTTCCAATTCACTCCACATTTCATGAACAGTTGTCGAATAGATCACACTACGGCCTATTGATTTGGATAAAGCTCCCAAAATCCAAGATATGACCATATCATTACATCGAGACCAACTTTTGAATAATGTCGAAGTAATCAGCGGTTTCGTTATCGAACCGTCCAAAAAACCGAGTTTATTTCTTGCAGACAAGGCTATCGATATCGATCTTTTCCATTTTGCAATACCAGTACCGTCAAACGGATCACTGACTAACTTCATACCAGGAGAGTCAGATGTTTGCAAGTAATATGGATTATCTTGTGAATTATGAAGAGAATTTGTTTGTTCATCattttgtgtgtgtgtatttGAGGACTCATCCATGAATTTCGTGTTCATAGATATTATATCAAGGACAATGAAATTAGGAATAATCTGAAGAGCTAAACAACAGATTTTAACAAGAATACGTTCAATCAAAGTGATGATAAAGAGATGATGACTGAACAAATTTCATAGTTACTTGCGGAATCAACAAGAATACACAGACAAAACTGGAAGAACACGAACGATTCAGAGAGATTGCAGATCGCAAATTCACAGAGATACAGATTGCAGACCTTGATTGATGTTCAATAAAAGATATCATAACAGATATGAATCACAAAGAGAAATGAAAACGTAACTACATCAACAACATAGTAACGTGATGTGGATCAGTAAAACAATGTAGATCAAGAGAACAAACCGAAGTTGAAGAAAAATCACGATGAATATGAGAAATCACGATGAAGATGTCGATCGATGATCACGATCGAACAGTCTATGAGATCTGCAATTTACGTCATTAAGAAATGAATCTATTCTGCTCTCATACCATGTGAAACCTGTGAAAACTAACTCTAAACTAAGAACACAATGTAGAAGATGATGAGCCAGTTGAAAAGTGTATTCACGGTGTTTGCTTTAGTGTTACAATACTTAGTCTTTAATCTATCAAGACTTTCTACATATATACAAGTGAGAGAGAGCAAGTTTGTTACAAATCCTAACTAACTTCTAGAATAAATTAGATGCTGTGATGTATGAATGATGTCAGTATGATGCAGGCCAACTCTATGTTACTCCAACACTATTCAATCTCAAATCCTTCGATTTCGCCCGTAATCGGCATAATAGAGAAATTCGGGGCGGTGGTTTATAGAGGTCGGATGCGTGGGTATAACCGCCGGAATCCGAGACAAGGCGAGGCCCACCGTGTAAACGTTATTGTAGAGGTGGAAACATATAGAGGGGTTGTCAGAGTGATGTGCGATTATGTGTGTGTTGTGTCCTTCACGATGGTGGCCGATTAGTGGATTACAGGTTCAATGGAAGGCGGCAGTAATGAGTGTTATAGGGTAGCTAGATGGAGGCGATGATGGTGCTGTCGAAAGGGAgatgtgtgtgtatgtgtagtTGTGTGTTGTTTTGTATACATTGAAAACGAAGGCCGCAGAGTAATAGGAAGAAATGTTATTTTTGCAATTTAATTGTTTGTATGTTTAAAAAGATAATAAATTTATAAGATTTTAAGTAAGGTAGTATATTTGTAAATTAATATCCAAAAGTTGGTATATTTGTCAAATTCCCATTTTCAAATTACATCTACCAAGGTCCCAACTCTGATAGACTAGAATCACACAAAAACATGACAGGGCACACGGCAGGGATACACTAATATGTCAGAATTAAATAAAGTTTTTTAGGTTGCTGAAACTCTTGTGGCTGTAAAAAAATTGGTGCAGTGGTTGATATCTTCACCTTGGAAGTTACAGGTTCGATTCTTAGGTGAGCTAGTTTACCGAGTTTACTTAGCATAAATAAACTTCCATTGCTGCAAACATTTCACTAGAGATTACACACCTTAAACTGTACCCCGATTCCCTCATTTGTTCAGGTTGAAGTTTTAAGTTTACCATGGCGCATTTGAGATGAACATCTGTTACCCAACCTAACCAAAAATTCCAGTCCTATTACTTCAAGAAACTACCAACACCAGATTCTCAGACCCTGCATAACTTCGTCTTAAAAATTTTCACTGATAAAACTGCACACTATGCAAAGAAACGAAGAGGATGAAATTGATTAAAGAAAGCTAGTCCTACAACACTAACAAATACCCTTTTCATGCTTATACAAGTAATCAGTCCAATATTAATTAGCCGAGAAAACGACTTCAGCATAAGAACATTATCAACAACTCTAAAAAAGCTTTATAAAGATTATAAATGCAACCTTCGTGTCGGTGATTGCCAGATCAAAGATGTCATGCATTACATCAACTGCCAAACAAATCAGCCCTTCCAATTTGCGAATATGATCTACCAGGAAAGTTGAGTACAAGCTTCCAGGCTTTAGATTTGGATGAGTTGTTTAGAATATCGAATTAGATAGAATAAATCGAGTATAAGGGTGTCTGAGCCAGCCTTTTTTCTGGTGCTTTCTTTTAAACCATGCATAATTGTAAAACAATCTGGATTATTCAAACGAGATCCAATTCGATCGCTTTCCAGTACCTTTGGGCCGTAGTAACTAACAAGAATAACAAACATGGGAAAGCAAATATAGTTGTTCGGGCTTAATGTATAATTGCTAGAAGAAAACTCAGGAGCAAGACATCTAACAAAATAGAGGAATTCGTATAATCAAAGACTAATATGACACACATGCCACAGATGTAATCAATGCGATGTCAAAAGAAGGATAAATATCCGGAGTGTTTACTGTTAACTATATGATTATATTGGGGTCTTCGTCTAACaccttaaaattttatatttgcGAATATTATTAATTACGATTACAACATTAATTTGCACTAGGTACTCATATAACTCTCCTAAATACGTACTTAAAGCATTTTTTCCATCTGAATATTATATCAAAAAATTAGAATCAAAAGAACTTATATTAGTATGAAAGTATAGTTAAACCTTTTTAAAGTAATAGGCTTGGGACCGAGAAAAAAATTACTTTAGAGAGTTTATTAAATACACTGTGTTGGGACCGGAAAAAATGTTATTTTAACGAGATTATTATTTTAACGATTATTACTTAATCAAAATTCAACAATATTATCGCACCATGCATCCCTAAATGTAAGAATCGGAGTTGAGCAACTTACCCGAGAATTTGGAAGGCGGCCTTGATGTTATGCAAGCCTTCTTTGGCATGCTTAAACAGAAGATAATGATACAGGCATCCATCTCCGCAGGCAATCCACAGTGCATACAAGTCCTTCCAACTCCAATCGAATTTTTCGTATCTTCTGCCATACCGAAACCCATGATCAATGGTGTTGCTATGCCTGGTGTGATGAATGCTAAAGCCCATCTTCTTCCACCTATTCCTCCAAGAATTACTAGCAAGACACATGTTTTTCCAAAATTCTTAGCTGTCGCAAATACTGACAATCAATCTTCGCCATTCATAATTCATGCATGTGCTAGGTTTGCTAAATCTGTAGCGGGTAGATTACTGATAATCTGGAGTTTTAGTTCATCTGGGAGCAGGTCCATGTATGTTTTCAACTTTTTGTTCCTCATCTTTTTTCTTAACTGTTCAGTTTGGGACTTGCACAAACATAACCCTACCCCTTAATTTTTAGGGTGAAACATAAGTTTAAcctattttttatataaaattaacaaAGAGCTTATTGGGCCGTTATACCTGTCAGCCCCAAAACATGATGTCAGACCTTTTAACAATAAAATGACATATCGGTCAATATCGGAAGGTAAAAACGTATCGAAAGAGGCAGGCAAAATGCCCTAATTACCAGAAGTACCAGAAGCTCCAAGTGACGAGAGCATCAGAACCTCTACGTGGATTGATAAAAGAATCGACGAGCTGGATCTAAGAGACAACTTCAGTGTTCAAGGTGAAACTGAGACAATAAAAATGGTTCACTCGCGATCGAGCTTGTGCTTTTGGTACGTATATGACTAAAAAAATTGCAGGAAAGGCAGTTCAAGAACTCTCAAACAAACTGGTTATAAAAGGTTTGAGCCTTAATCTGATCTGGGACAGGGCTCAAGCACCAAGACTTGAATCCGTAGTCTCTGATGAATTACTGAAAAATCATGTTCTTCAGCCACCGGGCATTCAAGACCAACATCCAGCACTGCTTTATTTCAAAATCCTGTCATTAGCGCCTCAGCAAGGGAGGGCATATTATCCTTCTCAGGATTCTCAAAGAACAGGAGCTTGTATTCCATCTTATGAAGGAACTTTTAGTGGCTCAAATGAGAGCATTAGGGGTTCTCAGAAGCAGCAAGCGGTAGGAACCCCATAGCTGCTCAAATGAGAACATTAGGGGTTCTCAGAAGCAGCAAGCATGACTTGGCAGAAAAGCAGTTGCATATTAACATTTCTGTCGTGGTCAGGGGACAGTTCTGGTGATTGGTCTTCAAAGCCTAGTTGCTGAAGAACAAGATCTTACTGTTGCAATATAACAGGTCTTGGCAGCAACCTGTTCCGTCCCACTGCTTGCTGCATTGCTTCATCAGAGGCCTCGCATTAAGGTTTTAGTGCCGGACGCCTATGTCATATCAGCTCAAGCCTTTTAAAACAGCTAGTTTGAGAGCTCTTTACCTGCCTTTGCTGCACCTTCTCTGGTCTTGCAAGTTGTAACTTACCTAAGCAAACCATATTATTCATTATGTACATTCATctcaaatattttaaattttattaatgtCATGCATTAAAATAGTACATATAAAACAAATCAAATCTGATTTGAATTATTAAACATTCTAGTGCTCCTTAATTATTCAGACTTTCCTAACTTTCCAAAATAATTGGAACTaatttttaacaaatttgaaTCGAAATTGAGCAAGTGCAAAGGAGTAAACAAATACAATCCCAAACCAAATTTATTTTCAAACCAAAGCGAGAGTAATCTATATATACCTGCTACATGTTAGGAGGACACATGACCTTGAACAACTCTCGAAAGCCAGGAACATGAGCTCGTATGAATCTGATGAGTCGATACACACTTCTCAAGCCTCTTGTTCAACCCCTGCTAACTTCGAAGGAGATGAAGATCCTATGTATATTTATGGAGCAAACCAGCTTGATATGTATCAAACCGAAGCAATCATTGGCTCAGCAGAAGGAACCAACATATATAGGGGTAAGTTTCATCAAGTCGGGTGCTCTGAGGTTCTTACTGTGGCTTATAGGCGTGTCAATCTTGAACCAGTACATTACTACAATTTTGTGATACAAAATAAAAAACAACGTCGAATAAGAAATCCACACCTAGTAGCTTTAAAGGAAGAGGTTAATGATAGAGGCCGAATGTGGCTTGTGTTTGAATACGTAGGTCCTTCTTTACGTGGTATGTACCTCCAGGGAGCTACTCTCCCAGTGTTGGCTTACGCTCTATATATTACCGTAGACGCTTTGGTTTCGATTCATCAGAACAAATTGGTTCATGGCCAAGTGGACCTAGGTCACATATACATGCAAACAAACCATCCTTTTGATAATAAGCTGGGATTTGGAGCAACTGTTTACGAGGATTTGGAGGCATTGAAAGCTGAACCAAATTTTTTACCTTCAAATTATACGTGTACATGGGCTGCTGCTCCTGAGGTGTATTATGAAAATAATCTGCATACGAGTGCTTCAGATATTTGGCAGGTGGGCATCACCGCATTGGAGTTGGCCTTGGGAAAACTCTGGGTGCAAAATCGAGATGAATTGAATACATTGATCATAGGCGCAACAGCTGTGTGGGAACATGGTTTATTTGCCAATGCAGATTTTCAAAGTTTCTTAAAGGATTGCCTGCATCAAGACCCAGACATGAGGCCAACATCCGAGCAATTGATACATCATGAGTTCTTTATAAACAGCATCAAATAATCTTCTGGAAACAAAAACTAGTCAGCAGTAGAGGCTCGAAAAGATTTTGCAGATTCCTTTATCTCTTAATTGCTTGCTTATCATATCTAGATTAAGATTTTGCGGATTCTTGTTGAGTTTTGGTAACTACTATCATGTCTACGTTAAGCGAAATTAGTTGATATTTTAAGTAATTCAATTTCCTTGTACTGCTCGTTACAACAATATTATATGGTGGAATACATATCTTGACATTTCGATGCTATGCTTTTTTGCTCAACATCTGTATATTCTTACAGAAATCACTGTTAATGCATGAGGAACAATGCCAAATACTTGCCAATAAGGTTATGTATTCGAATTTGACCACAAACTTCACATGTTACTAGCGATTAACATGCTTAAATCTACTTTGATTTCAAAAACAAAATCTTTGCGGTTTTACATTCGATTCCCTTTTTTATTCTCACACAGACCATCAATTAAATCACCGATTTACAGGTTTCTCAACTCACTACTGGACCAATTGGCCACATAATTTTGATCATTAAGTAACTCGATAAGTTTTTAGCAAACACGCAAACACGCTGAAACAAGTTCCTGATCATCTAGTTTTGGAGCAACAAACAGATGTTGCCGCAGATTATATGATAGATTAAATCAAAATACTATCTACAAAATCTAATAGAACTGATATGTAAGTCCAGATTAAGTTGAGAAAACAATTAACAACTTAATCAGTTTTTGACATAATTCACTCTAGTTGTCATTTGATCCACAAGAAGATTCTGGGGACGAAATAATTGCTCCCGTTCTTTGAGGATCCAGCGAAGGATAATATTCCCTTTGCTGCGGAGGCTGCAGTTCCAGGGGGGCTAGGTCTTTAAAGCCTGATGGCTGAGGAACACGATATTTCTGTTGCAATATAACAGGTACTGGCAGCAATCCCCTCTGGCCGCCCACTGCTTGCTGCATTGCTTCATCAGATGCCACGCATTCAGGCTTTGGTGCTGGAGGCCTATACCACATCAGCTCTAGCAGCAGACCTTTTATGCCCAGGTTTTTCGAGAGCTCTTCACCTGCCTTTACTGCACCTTCTCTGGTCTTGTACGTTACCAAAGCAAACTTTCGCGCAATCACCAATTTTAAACTCTCAATTTCACCATGTGCAAAGAAGTTAACTCTTAGGTCCTGCTCATTAATTCTTTGATCAAGCCCACTCACGTAGATGGTTCTAATGCTGTCATCATGTGGAGGCCCTAATAAGGGTGACTTCATAAGTACCGGCCAATGCAAGTTCCTAATTCATAAAACAAAAGGCCCCatataaataaaaatttcaataattacaTATTGCATAAATCATTAATATACGTAAAAAATAATGAATGTTAGTTAATTAGTTCCGAACTAGCCTAACAGAGGATGTTAGATAGATTGACATACTTGTAATAAACATGATCTTCTTTCTTTTTGATGATGTTGAGTAAATTTTCTCGGGCTTTAGAAGGGTTTCCATGAAGACCGCAGTCAACACCTCTAGGGCATTCCTCCTTGCTTCTGTACATACAACTTCGTGATACCCTCGAGTAATAAGGTGTTGTCCTCAGCAACCTTTGTAAACGGTCACTGTTCACATAAGGATCCATTATCTAAATTGCCTGAAATTAAATTAACATGTCAACAATTTCACAACTGAAAAAAACATCGCTCTTGGTGGTCCTAAGTACGTGCTCACCTAATTTTGGTGGTCCTCACCTAACTTTGGTGAGATACAAACGCTTGTTAATGTGAACACACGAGTGGTAAATATTTAATTGCACAATTTGATTAAAACAAGAAACTTCCCTCAATTAATATGATACAGCTGCAACGATCGGAATCATAATCATACAACAATTAAAATGCATCAGGGAACAGAAGAAAGTTAACAATAATAGAAATATCAAATATCTGCAAACCTGTAATTGTAAATAAGGCGCAATCTGCAATCTGAATGGGATCCCTAATACTCACGAGGGAACTGGTTTCGGTTTCCCTCCATAGTCATTTTATAAGGCCCCGGACCCAAATAACATATCACAAACTGAAGGGTATATTCAACTgagattttaaatattttttttggattttgaaaattttaggGTATTCAATTtgaattcaattttttaaaaaaatatgacGGTATTTAATAAAggttgatttttttttaaaatctggaatattcaatttagattttaaaaagtctaTTAAAATCCGGtagtattcaatttggattttaaaattttcattaaAATCTAGTGGTATTTAAAAGTCCatgatttttttatatatgtataaaattgtagattttgatgaatttgctagtgtattttatattttcagAAATCTTAGAAAAATTCAagagattttgatggatttgtaGAAATCACTACTTAAATCCGTAAGGATTTACGAGATTTATTCAACAACTCTGCTAAAATCCGCGCACAATTAAAATCAGCCAAAATCAGCCGCAATCATTCAAAATCAATGAATTGTTATAAATTCTCTAAAATCTGAATTGAATACACCCCTTAAAGTCTTTATATATGGCCCCAAGCCCAAATAACAAATCCATTCCCAAATTCATTTAAATTTTATTTGGAGTTACACGACATAATAATTAAATCgaaatttttgtatttttatttacCTTTCTGgtataacaaaataaaaatacacgaatATGAAATTAGATCAATAAATTTAGTATCATTTTTTAGTTTTATTCTTGATACATGACACGAAAATGTTGAAATAAATTAAtgttttattaaatattttaaattataaaaatacatcttaaaaataaaatattgtaTATTTAACTTTTGCAAgaatcaaatataaaatatttttaaatttaaatttaacaGAAATGACCTTGAACTATTTTCAATTTATTGACTTAGGGCCATTTGGCAAATAGGATTTATACCTGAATCattaatttttttgaatgatCTAACTGAATTAAAAATCTGaatgttttttttaatataaatgaCTTTCATTTCTAAAAACTCACATCATATTTCACTGAATCCAACACAAAACATGGAGAATACGTAAAGCTTGCAAAGCAATTCAGCGGGCAAGGGACACCAGCCATCAAGTGGGTTGCCCTATTTACTAATCTTCTTACATGCCTTTTTCTAACATCATTCCTAGAAGCTCATTTTAGTCTACAAATATCAATGGTAAGGCCAATTTCAAACTGGTAATTAACATTTTTATTTATAGCCggtgttgacggaggaatttggtttCAACAAAGTTTGAGATTCGTCGCCGGAATCAAAATCTACGATGGTGGTTCTTCGCCAGAAAAGTGAgcggagtgtggtggttgtgatgaattgggggctgagattgcttagggttggtggtggctccttatggctctcgcttccgaccccttacaatttgcctacgtatctctatttatagggaatcaagcccacgtagttcttaGGGAACAAGAAATgtaatgggcttagacttcttattcccagacccggtccagaatccatcttccgctagctttaggaatgtccaactatgaggtccaaccgcgaaggcccaaggctcgtttgtaatcgcaggacttcacggataatgcatctccctgcgtAAGGATAACATTCcactacagctatctcccttgaattacaaacgcaggtatagccacggttcaccccaaattccagacgcgtccctgtccaccgaatgaggataacccaccagatagctagacaggtgatcccaagctctttCGTGCAAAGTgtaggatgactccaaagttctccaacgaggacacccgttgaatacaagaacagagtttccaaagcacacaccaaagttaaccccgcatccctaACGaagacacccgttgaatacaggaggagaccttcaatcatcaggcatacccctggaggccttcaagcttttcatggacatccccctccttgaccatctcaaggagggaattcttcaaagagtacctgcaacaaatacgttagtaaaaataatcctccattgctCCTTCCACGCTTGCCTTGCTTTAAACTTACTCTTGATCATGTATTCTTCACACATAGGACGCGTCCTGAATGATTGGGCGCGTCCTGACCCTACGAACTCCACATATTGCTATATCTTCCAAGTATCTCTATTTGCTTTGTCTTGAATGAGAACAAGCTCAATCATCCCAAAATGTGCATCTCCAGGAGGCAAGACGCGTCCTCTCCTTGTAAAATACACATATTCTCCTTGCATGACAACCTTATTAACTGTACAACTCATCCCATTATTTTTACTTATCAGGGTGTGTCCTGCGCCTTGGACGCGTCCTCCTCCTTTCAATATCTTCCTCCCCATCTCTTAACATGACAACCCAAAGTAGAGCCTACATAATCATGGACGCATCCTACATATACAGGGCGCGTCTTCGCTTCATACAATGCAGACCAAAACCTAATTATTCATCTTCTTGCCCCAATTCAATTCCAATTGACCCGTATTTGACCTGAGATGatccaataccaaattttggctataacagcCGGTACTACTAATAAGGAATCAGATTCAACAATCATATTCTTATCTCTGCTAAACATAATCCCGGACACAACCTCCTCAATGCCGATCAACTCAGCCTCAAGAACAGACACAGACATGCTCAACTTCATAGTACGCCCCCAGTAAAGGTTCCAGCCTAATTTCTAGCCACCATCCCTACTGCAAAACAGGAAGAACCTTGATAGATAGATGCATCCACATATATCACTTTGCGAGCAGCAAAGACGCAGTCAAAAAAGACATGCACAAGGTGTTCAACCTTATTGTTACACATAGGACAAGAAGGAGGGATATTGTAATATTCTTTCCCAACAATACAGCTCGAACAAGAACATCATTCCTTCATAAATACCATAAGAAATACTTCACTTTTGTCGGGACCTGCAGCTTTCATAGTTTCCTCCAGCCACCAGAATTCTCATTAGGCACCTGATTATTGTTACATTCTTGCCACACTTGGTACCCAGATTTCACCGTATAGTATCCATCCTTAGTGTTAACCTAAGCAATTCTGTCACTTGTGTTGTGCTGTGGAATCACAATGTCCAATATGGCTCTAGCATCTCCCTCAGAAAACAAACTAGTGACTTTACCTTCGTCCCAGGCCTTTGAATTCTACTGAAACGGTTTTACCACCTTCATAATTCTGGAAATCTCATATTTACCATCAAGCATAAAATTTATTTTTCCCTTAAGCCATGGATCCGATCCAACACAAATATCACTTTGATTTCCCCAAACCTACTTAAAACCCCATTTAACCTCCTCTTAGCTTCAAAAATGCCAGGCCAAATGAAACTGCATCCTCCACTATATTTTGTTGCTAAAATATAAGAGTTAGGATAATACCTAGCTTTAAATACGTGTGCAGCTAGTGTATATGGCTTCTGGGCAAAATTTCAGACATGCTTCCCCAACATAACTAGATTAAAATCATATAGATCACATAAACCCACTAATGTTATTCCAAGAGAGCAGTGAATATCTTTGGAATCAGTCGAGTTTGAACTCCACCATAATCGATTCAGGATGCGCTCATTCTCCTAACACAAAGACTTAGAACTGAGGAAACATGACATACAGCATGACGGAATTGCAGATTTAACATTTTTAATAAACACATCCTTTTCAGCCCCGTGTAGCAGCTCTACATTTCATCCATGAACCCGCTTACATATTCTATCCTTCAAAAATTTAAAGTTCAATTTCTTCGACCTCCCTACTAAGGAAGGTATACCAAAATAATTGCTCGTCGATAGATCAGTATGCACCCCAAGGATATCTCAGATTTCTTGTAGCTTATCCCGTCTGACATTTGAACTAAAAAAGATCCCAGATTACTGGAAATTAACAGCCTGA
It contains:
- the LOC141721841 gene encoding uncharacterized protein LOC141721841, which codes for MNTKFMDESSNTHTQNDEQTNSLHNSQDNPYYLQTSDSPGMKLVSDPFDGTGIAKWKRSISIALSARNKLGFLDGSITKPLITSTLFKSWSRCNDMVISWILGALSKSIGRSVIYSTTVHEMWSELEERYGVSNGAQLFSLHKEIAEITQGNCNMAEYFTKLKMLWDDVDSLCLIPACSCGCTYGASQKLSKFQQDQRMVQFLMGLNDSFTAMRGSILMKSPLPSIGQVYSLLLQEETQIEIHVTNHFKVDSVSLAVNSNRPGQYATYNKKITDGKKVHCNCCKKSGHIIDKCYKLHGFLPYFKFNKPFTGQRRMAAQVEISDSPQVGTANSGTNTGTSNTHTGNTTMTHNMSSDIYTQLVNLLKSHQNSDSNVRTANFAGPFSEEATGTW
- the LOC141720240 gene encoding zinc finger CCCH domain-containing protein 40-like; its protein translation is MTKKIAGKAVQELSNKLVIKGLSLNLIWDRAQAPRLESVVSDELLKNHVLQPPGIQDQHPALLYFKILSLAPQQGRAYYPSQDSQRTGACIPSYEGTFSGSNESIRGSQKQQAGTVLVIGLQSLVAEEQDLTVAI
- the LOC141720241 gene encoding uncharacterized protein LOC141720241, which produces MSSYESDESIHTSQASCSTPANFEGDEDPMYIYGANQLDMYQTEAIIGSAEGTNIYRGKFHQVGCSEVLTVAYRRVNLEPVHYYNFVIQNKKQRRIRNPHLVALKEEVNDRGRMWLVFEYVGPSLRGMYLQGATLPVLAYALYITVDALVSIHQNKLVHGQVDLGHIYMQTNHPFDNKLGFGATVYEDLEALKAEPNFLPSNYTCTWAAAPEVYYENNLHTSASDIWQVGITALELALGKLWVQNRDELNTLIIGATAVWEHGLFANADFQSFLKDCLHQDPDMRPTSEQLIHHEFFINSIK
- the LOC141717371 gene encoding zinc finger CCCH domain-containing protein 40-like — its product is MDPYVNSDRLQRLLRTTPYYSRVSRSCMYRSKEECPRGVDCGLHGNPSKARENLLNIIKKKEDHVYYKNLHWPVLMKSPLLGPPHDDSIRTIYVSGLDQRINEQDLRVNFFAHGEIESLKLVIARKFALVTYKTREGAVKAGEELSKNLGIKGLLLELMWYRPPAPKPECVASDEAMQQAVGGQRGLLPVPVILQQKYRVPQPSGFKDLAPLELQPPQQREYYPSLDPQRTGAIISSPESSCGSNDN